One Danio rerio strain Tuebingen ecotype United States chromosome 13, GRCz12tu, whole genome shotgun sequence DNA window includes the following coding sequences:
- the si:dkey-174i8.1 gene encoding arylsulfatase I, with amino-acid sequence MDVLGLGFCLLLGLIHTIEGKVVKRGRVPPHIVFVMVDDQGYNDIGYHGSEIQTPVLDQLAGEGVKLENYYVQPICSPSRSQLMTGRYQIHTGLQHSIIRARQPLCLPPDTPTLPERLQEAGYSTHMVGKWHLGFCRPECLPTSRGFQSFLGSLTGSGDHFSFQSCDGTEACGFDLHDGDRPAWELRGNYSTRLYTERVKDILRRHDHRKPLFLYVALQAVHTPLQAPGHLLRRYQALGNRPRRHYAAMVSGVDESVGEIVSELRERGYYDNSVLIYSSDNGGQPLSGGCNWPLRGGKGSYWEGGVRAVGFVHSPLLKRKGVVSHALIHISDWYPTLLSLAGYRESDSNHLDGQDVWETISSDLPCPRTEILFNIDPVSRRHGDINPKLLTLNGFGIWDTGVRAAIRAGDWKLLTGNIGDGDWFPPQTMPGGPQQWQGMEKRRDQRGKSVWLFNITADPYERADLAEARPEVVKVLLTRLSEYNRTAVSPRNPPDDPMADPQLHGGVWTPWLGQEEHRDEGGVEEPDSINRKARSKSTCRLCKLRALFKKVGSRMQRATLFL; translated from the exons ATGGATGTGTTGGGACTCGGATTCTGCTTGCTTCTAGGACTAATACACACTATAGAAGGAAAGGTCGTCAAACGGGGTAGAGTTCCCCCACATATTGTTTTCGTGATGGTGGATGACCAAGGATACAATGACATAGGGTACCATGGCTCAGAGATCCAAACACCCGTGTTGGACCAGCTGGCTGGCGAAGGGGTGAAGCTGGAAAACTACTATGTTCAGCCCATCTGTTCACCCTCACGCAGCCAGCTTATGACTGGACG GTATCAGATCCATACTGGTCTTCAACACTCCATCATTCGTGCACGTCAGCCCCTGTGCCTGCCCCCTGACACGCCGACGCTCCCTGAGAGGCTCCAGGAGGCTGGCTACAGCACCCACATGGTAGGGAAATGGCACCTGGGTTTCTGTCGTCCCGAGTGTCTGCCAACAAGCCGTGGCTTTCAAAGCTTTCTTGGATCACTGACGGGCAGCGGAGACCATTTCAGCTTCCAAAGCTGTGACGGAACAGAGGCCTGTGGGTTCGACCTGCATGATGGAGACCGGCCGGCCTGGGAACTGAGAGGAAATTACTCAACAAGGCTTTACACTGAGAG AGTGAAAGACATCCTGAGACGTCATGACCACCGGAAGCCTTTGTTTCTGTATGTGGCGCTTCAGGCAGTTCACACACCTTTACAAGCTCCTGGGCATCTTCTCAGACGCTACCAGGCCCTCGGCAACCGACCTCGACGTCATTATGCTGCAATGGTGAGCGGTGTAGATGAGTCAGTAGGGGAAATTGTCAGTGAGCTGCGTGAGCGAGGCTACTACGACAACTCTGTGCTCATCTACTCCTCAGACAACGGGGGCCAGCCTCTCTCAGGGGGCTGTAATTGGCCCCTGCGTGGTGGCAAGGGCTCCTACTGGGAAGGTGGAGTTCGAGCAGTTGGCTTTGTACACAGCCCACTTCTGAAAAGGAAGGGGGTGGTGAGTCATGCTCTGATTCACATTTCCGACTGGTATCCAACCTTGCTGTCTCTTGCAGGATACAGAGAGTCTGATTCCAACCATCTGGATGGTCAAGATGTTTGGGAAACTATAAGCAGTGATCTTCCCTGTCCACGAACTGAAATCCTCTTCAACATTGATCCGGTATCACGTAGACATGGAGATATCAATCCCAAACTCCTAACTTTGAATGGTTTTGGGATCTGGGATACAGGAGTGCGTGCAGCCATTCGAGCTGGTGACTGGAAACTTCTGACAGGGAACATCGGTGATGGAGATTGGTTCCCTCCACAGACGATGCCTGGAGGTCCGCAGCAGTGGCAAGGCATGGAAAAGAGACGAGATCAGCGAGGAAAGTCTGTCTGGCTCTTCAACATCACCGCTGATCCCTATGAGAGGGCAGATTTGGCAGAGGCACGGCCTGAGGTGGTCAAGGTTCTGTTGACCCGACTTTCCGAGTACAACCGGACTGCTGTGTCTCCACGCAATCCGCCTGATGACCCAATGGCAGACCCGCAACTTCATGGAGGGGTTTGGACTCCCTGGCTAGGACAGGAAGAGCACAGAGATGAAGGGGGTGTTGAGGAACCAGACAGCATCAACAGAAAGGCCAGATCCAAGAGTACCTGCAGACTCTGCAAACTTAGGGCCTTGTTTAAAAAGGTCGGTAGCCGTATGCAAAGGGCCACTTTATTCTTGTAG